The following proteins are co-located in the Sulfurovum sp. TSL6 genome:
- a CDS encoding alginate lyase family protein — translation MKCDLNRISLLLRTIYYLKMKQIYYRLYYITRTKWRKLYHFKYPLTLKSQVNIINLSPSIPSSLIYQYNRFTFLNIEHHFDKKIDWNYSGYGKLWTYNLTYFDYLNQNAFSKQDGIRLINDFIDQSDAIKDGYMPFPISLRGINWIKFLSQHKIKDQKINDSLYAQYMILIDNIEYHILGNHLLENAFSLLFGAYYFQDEKLYLKVKEIFSAELKEQILEDGAHFELSPMYHQIMLFRVLDCVNLIQNNNWKNDELLDLLISKAEIMLGWLNTMTYENGDIPLLNDSTNNIAPTTRELNAYATALNVKTEKIELSKSGYRKIKNGRYEMIIDVGNIGPDYIPGHAHSDTFNFELYMDGKPFIVDTGLSTYETDMRRTLERSTLSHNTIEVDSMNQSEVWDGFRVGRRAKIIHLEEKENYIEATHDGYRHIGVLHTRKFTSHERAIIIEDSIESSGVHTNTAYLHFYPGLSPKVKGNNIILLGITITIYNANSLDIEEYGYSGEFNRIIKAFTAKIVFSDHLKMEMQL, via the coding sequence TTGAAATGTGATTTAAACCGTATTTCTCTTTTGCTTCGAACAATCTATTATTTAAAAATGAAGCAAATTTACTATAGGTTATACTATATAACCCGTACGAAATGGCGAAAACTCTATCATTTTAAATATCCACTCACTTTAAAATCCCAGGTAAATATTATTAATCTTAGCCCAAGTATACCTTCAAGTTTAATCTATCAGTATAATAGGTTTACTTTTTTAAATATAGAGCATCATTTTGATAAAAAGATCGATTGGAACTATTCAGGATATGGGAAACTATGGACTTATAATCTAACATATTTTGATTACTTGAACCAGAATGCATTTTCTAAACAAGATGGCATCAGGCTAATAAATGATTTTATTGATCAATCAGACGCGATAAAAGATGGATATATGCCATTTCCAATTTCACTACGTGGAATAAATTGGATCAAATTTTTGTCACAACATAAAATCAAAGATCAAAAAATTAATGATTCTCTTTATGCACAGTATATGATACTCATTGATAATATTGAGTATCATATACTAGGTAATCATCTTTTGGAAAATGCTTTTTCCCTGCTTTTTGGAGCCTATTATTTTCAGGATGAAAAGTTATATTTAAAAGTAAAAGAAATATTTAGTGCTGAACTTAAAGAACAGATATTAGAGGATGGAGCACATTTTGAACTGAGTCCAATGTATCATCAAATAATGCTCTTTAGAGTACTTGATTGTGTTAATCTTATTCAAAATAATAATTGGAAAAACGATGAGTTACTTGATCTATTGATCAGTAAAGCCGAAATAATGCTTGGTTGGCTCAATACTATGACCTATGAAAATGGTGATATACCATTGTTAAATGACAGTACAAACAATATTGCACCGACGACGAGAGAACTTAATGCATATGCGACTGCCTTAAATGTAAAAACAGAAAAAATAGAGTTAAGCAAGAGTGGTTATCGAAAGATAAAAAACGGGCGTTATGAAATGATCATAGATGTTGGAAATATAGGTCCGGATTATATTCCTGGACATGCACATAGTGATACTTTTAATTTTGAACTTTATATGGATGGTAAACCTTTTATCGTTGATACCGGTCTTTCTACTTATGAAACCGATATGAGGCGAACTTTGGAGCGTTCAACATTATCACATAATACGATTGAGGTTGATAGTATGAATCAAAGTGAGGTTTGGGATGGTTTTAGAGTTGGAAGGCGTGCAAAAATCATTCATCTGGAAGAAAAAGAGAATTACATTGAGGCAACACATGATGGGTACAGACATATTGGTGTCTTACATACAAGAAAATTTACGTCACATGAAAGAGCTATCATTATAGAAGACAGTATTGAGAGCTCAGGGGTCCATACAAACACTGCTTATTTACATTTTTATCCTGGGCTCTCGCCAAAAGTTAAAGGTAATAATATTATACTATTAGGAATAACAATAACTATATATAATGCAAATAGTTTAGATATTGAAGAATATGGATATAGTGGGGAGTTCAATAGAATCATAAAGGCCTTTACAGCCAAAATAGTATTTAGCGATCATCTAAAAATGGAGATGCAACTATGA
- a CDS encoding glycosyltransferase: protein MSKLLLIGSLKNKKDPSKTGGTVVLFELLLNELNERKIVFDVIDTLKENYPNPTIAYLFTSFKLIKHFGKYEFISLQATNNSLILLGPIMVFLSKLFKKKTSIRKFAGDLDSVYKNSNFLKKFIIRYVLKNTNVNFFETKYLVNYFHKFNKNTYWFPNVRKQVITPKIPRSFNKRFIYIGTINEEKGIDEIIAISDQLNDDYYTLDLYGPILESKYTEELFQQKKVNYGGSLNPTDVIDVLDSYDVLILPSYREGYPGVIIEAFSLGIPVIATRLQGIMEMVQDGMNGLLIDVKESAQLKNAIESINHETYAVLSENALKSFSNFNSEEQTNLFLKRIGIEM from the coding sequence TTGTCAAAATTATTATTAATCGGTTCTTTAAAAAATAAAAAAGATCCGTCAAAAACGGGTGGTACAGTAGTATTATTTGAATTACTTTTAAATGAATTAAATGAAAGAAAAATTGTATTTGATGTAATTGATACTTTAAAAGAAAATTATCCGAATCCAACCATTGCTTATTTATTTACTTCTTTTAAATTAATTAAACATTTCGGTAAATATGAATTTATTTCTTTGCAGGCAACTAATAATAGTTTAATACTTCTAGGACCTATTATGGTTTTTTTATCGAAATTATTCAAAAAAAAAACAAGTATTAGAAAATTTGCTGGTGATTTAGATTCTGTATATAAAAATTCTAATTTTTTAAAAAAATTTATAATTAGATATGTTTTAAAAAATACGAACGTAAATTTTTTTGAAACGAAATACTTGGTTAACTATTTTCATAAGTTTAATAAAAATACGTATTGGTTCCCAAATGTAAGAAAACAAGTTATTACCCCTAAAATTCCTCGAAGTTTTAATAAACGTTTTATTTATATAGGTACTATTAATGAAGAAAAAGGAATAGATGAGATTATTGCTATTTCAGATCAGTTAAATGATGATTATTATACATTGGACTTATATGGTCCAATACTAGAAAGTAAATATACAGAAGAATTATTCCAGCAAAAAAAAGTTAACTATGGAGGTTCATTAAATCCAACGGATGTTATAGATGTATTAGATTCTTATGATGTGTTAATACTACCATCATACAGGGAAGGCTATCCTGGCGTAATTATAGAGGCATTTTCATTAGGTATACCGGTTATAGCAACAAGACTTCAAGGTATTATGGAAATGGTACAGGATGGTATGAATGGTTTGCTAATTGATGTAAAAGAGAGTGCTCAACTTAAAAATGCGATTGAGTCCATCAATCATGAAACATATGCTGTACTTTCTGAGAATGCATTAAAATCATTTTCCAATTTTAACAGTGAAGAACAAACGAATTTATTTTTAAAAAGGATTGGTATTGAAATGTGA
- a CDS encoding glycosyltransferase codes for MKILHLLTSINTGGAEKFCVDICNTQADISEHKVYLCILDDISEEQLLLKMISRNVNVISLNKRGGYSLKIIYKIYKLLSEVKPNIIHLNGRALVYTSIPILLKRIPSIYTVHTMAHKEYNKYIRSYIKLLFNGFPAIFTPVSISQSVSETVKKTYGAHFETVVYNGSSQLTTSSKSEVVAQYINTLKKDNNTLVFLYIGRISKEKNTLLLVKAFNELLDNGRNVCLCIVGYDGTLKQSYLLECKNENKYSDKVKFVGRQENIADYLVCADAFCLTSNYEGLGIAALEAFSMGIPVLSTPSGGPSDIIIPGINGYISEQITVESYIKVLNHFIEKPLRDKDKIIKLYTEKYTMEVCALQYLELYETKL; via the coding sequence ATGAAAATATTACATCTATTGACAAGTATCAATACTGGAGGTGCTGAAAAGTTTTGTGTAGATATTTGTAATACACAAGCAGATATCTCTGAACACAAAGTTTATCTTTGCATTCTTGATGATATTAGTGAAGAACAGCTATTATTGAAGATGATTTCTCGAAATGTTAATGTAATATCTTTAAACAAACGTGGTGGATATAGTTTAAAAATAATCTATAAAATTTATAAACTACTTTCTGAAGTAAAACCAAATATAATTCATTTAAACGGTAGAGCTTTAGTTTATACTTCAATTCCTATTTTACTAAAAAGGATACCATCCATTTATACAGTACATACTATGGCACATAAAGAGTATAATAAATATATTCGCAGTTATATCAAATTATTATTTAATGGCTTTCCTGCAATTTTTACACCTGTTTCAATTAGTCAAAGTGTTTCTGAAACAGTAAAGAAAACTTATGGGGCACATTTTGAAACAGTCGTTTATAATGGGAGCTCTCAACTGACAACTTCTTCTAAATCAGAAGTTGTTGCTCAATATATCAATACGTTAAAGAAAGACAATAACACTTTAGTATTTTTATATATCGGGCGTATTTCTAAAGAAAAAAATACACTTTTGTTAGTCAAAGCATTCAATGAACTGCTCGATAATGGTCGTAATGTTTGTTTATGTATTGTTGGATATGATGGAACACTGAAACAATCTTATCTATTAGAATGTAAAAATGAAAATAAATATTCAGATAAGGTCAAATTTGTCGGTCGTCAAGAAAATATAGCCGATTATTTAGTGTGTGCAGATGCTTTTTGTCTAACATCAAATTATGAAGGATTAGGGATAGCGGCATTAGAAGCATTTTCTATGGGCATTCCTGTACTTTCAACTCCATCTGGTGGACCTTCTGATATTATCATTCCGGGTATTAATGGATACATATCAGAACAAATAACCGTTGAGAGCTATATAAAGGTATTAAATCATTTTATAGAAAAACCTTTAAGAGATAAAGATAAGATCATAAAATTATATACAGAAAAATATACTATGGAGGTATGTGCATTACAATATTTGGAGCTTTATGAAACGAAATTATGA